The sequence below is a genomic window from Oxyura jamaicensis isolate SHBP4307 breed ruddy duck chromosome 1 unlocalized genomic scaffold, BPBGC_Ojam_1.0 oxy1_random_OJ106559, whole genome shotgun sequence.
CAGAATCAAGTTCTACTACTACACCCTGTATTccccctctgtcccctcccagagTTATGTGTCCCTGATACTGACCTTATCTGAGCATGAGCAAATGTCTCCCTCATCACTGAAGAGGCCATAACCAGGAACCAGGTGGTCCTGCCACCCTAGTGGGAAGGAAGTTACAAAAAAGAGAGCTAAAATCATTTTCGAGAATCACTATATTATGAGAATAAGTACttgttgtaaaataataatgtaaaataataataataataataataaactaataCTTTTTAAGTACAAGAatcctttactttttccttagtgtcaaaagcaaacaaatatttctgtccttGTACAGTGATGTGGCTGACAGGAGTAACCCTTGAAAGCTTTTCCATGCACCCAAGCATACTAAAGCCTCTTTTATTCTAAAgaattaattaaagaaaaagcagagattaCACCTTTGTCTCCACTTAGGTTTTGGTACAACTGTTTATCCtacactgtttttgtttgtttgtttgttcattttttttctttccctctctttctgcCGCCCTCCCATCAGAAGATCAGAAAGATCAGAAAATCAAACTTATTTAAGTGAACATGCATTAAATCTAGACAGCTGGTATCAGAATTACTCAAATAATCAGCAGGCCCTTTTCTCAACAGACTTGGGTTATGGGGACTAGGAGATTTCCTTCCTTGTAAAGGCCTCCTATTGCAGTTTGGATAAATCCACAAACACTAAAACCCACCTGGCTTCTCTCTACCTGCTACCTCTATAGAGCTGGACAGAGGCTAATCCCTGCCCATAGCTGCTCAATGCTGGCTTTGTTTCCTGGTCTTTAAATCATATAGTTAAATGAAAGGTGTTACAGACTTCTAAACTCAAACAGCACACTAGTTAAGCTTGTTATTCTGCTCTTTATTTCATGTACAAATCAACTAAAGattcattatattttcagtatgtaaaaaaaaaaaaaaatctgtatcagGAAGGCCAAGGTTTAGACTTTAATACACTTACCTACTTAACTACTTCCTCAGACTAGCATACacatagagtcacagaatcacagaactgtaggggttggaagggacctcaaaagatcatcaggtccaaccctcctgccaaagcaggttcctcaaagcaggttcctcagagcaggctgcccaggtaggcgtccagatgggccttgaatatctccagagaaggagactccacaacctctctaggcagcctgttccagtgctccgtcaccctcaccgtgaagaagttctttcgcatgtcagtgcagaacttcctgtgctctattttgcggccattgccccttgtcctatccccacaaaccactgagaagaggttggctacatccttccatctcccacccctcagatatttgtacccattgataagatcccctctcggtcttctcttctccaggctgaacagacccaggtgtctcagcctttcttcagagggaagatgctccaggccccatatcatctttgtggccctccgctacactctttccaggagatccctgtcttttttgtaccggggagcccagaactggacacagtactccaggtgaggcctgaccagggcagagtagagggggaggatcacctcccttgacctgctggccacgctccttttaatgcacgccaggatcacattagccctcttggccaccagggcacactgctggctcgtggtcaacctgtcgtccatCAGGATCCCCAGGCAGGTTGCAgacaaaatacatgaaataataaaatgccaGGACTTTTTGAATGTGCCCACACTGTACACAGAGATCTCACTCATCAGCCTGTGAAGCCAAATTCCTGGCTTCCTAGCTGTCTGATAGCAGGAGTGCTGAGTGACTGCCCTCACTTGTTTATTGTGGGGAAATAGGGGCACCAGCCAGACCTACCAGTGTCCCTGGCAGCCTGGGTGACCTCCTAACCAGGGACAGTGCCTCTCTGGCACCAGCACTTAGCTTGCACAGCTGCGAAGCATGTGCTATAAAAAACATAAGCTACAGCACAGCATTGAATACCTCTTCAAAACCCGTTTTTGCTGTCTTCTACAGGAAGCCTACATCACAGCCAACCTAATGCTACCTTGTGATACTCCTGCTCTAGAATGATGGCATAAACAGCACTATCTGGAGCAAGGACCTGTTTCACCCCCACAGCTCAGTAAAACTGGCAAGGCAGCATCCCCTAGCAAGAGCAACTTCACAAGGTGAATGACAAAACACTTTGGCCCTCAGTGATGGCACATGCCCAGCCTACATGGTATTTGGGTACCACTGTCACTGCCtgtgtgacaaaaaaaaaaaaaaaaaaaaaaaaaaaaggttgttatTGGGTTGCAACCCAAATCTACCTTGCATCTTATCTCATCAGCACCTGGGGTGTTACCCATCAGGGAGACATTAGACTGTGGACCTGCTCTGTATGCATGTACCAGCCCAAAGTCACTTTGTCCCCTGAGAAATGTCAAACACAGCTCTAACTGGAGGTAGAAGAGCATGTAGATTGATCGTATTGTTCCCTGCAAGCACTAGTGCTGCTCTTAGCAGCATTCACGGGGAGCACTGGCACAAAAGTAGAAAACAGTGGAGAGCAGAAAGGGTGCAGAATTGCCAAGGGGTTCTGGGGAGtaagagcaggctgctcagcatTGCTCTGTGTGGGCTGCTCACTGGTCTGAGCAGTCAGGCCTCTGTGCTGATGGAGACACTACTCTGAAAGGACAATGTCGTAGCACACTTTCTTGGTTACATTCACTGTTATTAAATGAAGGTAGAAGAAAAGTGCTGACAATTTGAGTGCAAAGGAGTTCTTTGGGGAGTCATGGATGGCTGAGCTTCTGTTAAAGTTGCTTACCTATCAGAGACAGCTTGCCTCAGGGCCTGACATTCTTGATCTCTGGCTGGTGACTACATTCAAAGCATGCCAGGGTGGTCCAGAAGTTCCtctgtcaaatgccttactttAGTTTTAGAAGACCAAAGTTCTTTAAGACATGAATAATACTGTTCTTTGATAGCTGACTGACAATGAAGACCATTTCTTCACTGGTGtgtgagaaaagtaaaaatattttaatctagTCAGCAGTGAAGGCTCCTGTATGGTACGGAGCAAAGTGCATCTTTTTTCTCCGTTGCTCCAGGGGAAGGTTTTGGCCTCCAAAATTTTgttgcttattttcctttcccctaTGGACAGCACCAAGAAAGGCATCCTTCCCTGTTCCTCTATTGCCATATCCAGGTTAAGGACTAGGTTTTCAGTTCCAAAATGACATGGCATAGCAATGATGCAGGGGAGGCCTCACTAAGTGCCCCATCCCTTAACCAAGAGTACAGGGAGGAGTGTGCAACATTCCAGGAAGCTGAGTCTACAGAGACAGTCACCCACTGCCTTACCCTACTTGTCCTGCCCACTACAAATGCTTAGCCTTATGCTGGCTTAAAAAAGCCCTTCATGGCCTCATTACACCTGGGAGTCTTAACAACAGCATTGGCAGCAACATTGGTATTATGTAGGCAAAGACTTGCCGAACTGCAATGAGTTTGTAGTTTGGTAGGTACTACTTTAAAATTGCTTAGTAAAGGGTTAAAAAGCTGTTAAACTGTGCTGGCTGGTTGGATCACAAGAGTTATTACATTTGTAACTCGGATAAAGGATGAAGTCACTGAGGGCAAGTAAGACATGGGTGTAACATTGTAATATGAGAGTAATCACGGTTGCAGGGAGTATTTACACCTCATTCCTGGGGAACATGTACACAGGAGTGCAGCACATGGCGTAAAGACCCTCACCTAAATCTCCTGAAATTGTTGCgtggaggaaaggaagaggctgtgctgctcaggCATACCCACTGTGCTTTCTCCAGCTGTCTAAGAAAGATCCATCACAGGACTCTCCTACAGCTGGTAGAGTAGCCCATGAACCATGTTTGCATGGCTAGCTCTCATGCTAATGCCTCCTAACCAAATTCCTTGAGAACAACTTCCATCTTACCCTGCATTATTGCACACATATCTAAATATAACCCAGAGATCATTTTCTGAGGAACTAGTACTGGCAGGTCCTAAACTGGAGATGGGAATGTTTGATAGTTCTCACATGCTGCACCGTCTCTCGGCTGTGGTTCGTGTCTCCTCGCTTACGCCAAGAGGTCTtaatagaaaaacacaaaagttggacagagatgggtgtctgAAGGGAAGTGACTTGTAGTGTTCAGATTGCAATCATGTACTGGTTTGTGATGTAGTGTAGCCTGCTGGGCTGCCCATGAAGTGAGAGGAATTGAAGTCATTCAGATATAGCAGATATTACAGTGATGATCTCTCCAAAGGCAGCTCTGGAGATCCTGATGTcattctcctcctttttttaatgaatgaaggAGTCTACCTCCCTCCACTCTCCTTATTGGGAAAGCCAAACTGCAGGCAAGAGTTTAGGTAGAGCCTCTTGTTGAGGTCTTTCTATAACAAAAGATGCCTAAAATGACTAACATGcctaaaataagatttttttttttcctttttctcatttgctcACTTAGAGGTGAAACTGTGATTCCTGCTTTCTTTAGAATCCTTCACCACCTTTTTTATTTGCCTGGTTAAATTTCTCCGTTCCTTCTTACCTATCTGTTCTGACTGTGGAGCAAACTCTTTTTCAAACTCCCAAATGCATTATAACTTTCCAAAATATTGGTCCTGCATGTATATCTTTCACATAGAGATGATGTGTTCCAAACATCAGTTCTGTGTTGCTGAGGTTATTTTCCACCTTTGCTGCAGAACCTAGTGTTATCCCCATGTCATGATATTTCTGAAGTTACTTCATCTTATTTTAAGGTTACAAGCTATAACTGTTGTAGATCAGAAGCTGCTACTCATATTATTAGCTGGCCCtgctgggaaagggagagggtAGCAAGTGCTGGGAGAAAAGCTAGGCAGACAGCCCCCAATAAACACAGATCAACACCTTGTGAAGCCACTACTGAAGGGTGCAATATTTAAATCTGCTTCACTGAAGGTTACTGAAGTTAATGCACATGAGTTCAAAATAACAAGATTGGGCAGGAACAGTTTTCATTCTGCGGGCACGTCATACATGATCTACACCTTTCTTCTGTCTTGATGTGCTGTGAAGTCTCTTGGCAGCTGTTAAATGTCATCTCCAAGCCCTGCTAGATATTGCCCTATGTAATCAAGTCACTGGAACATCTTATTCATTGGTTTATGAGCACACGTGGAAAATGAGCTAacaaaaattcttattttacttCAATTTTGGTAACTCACTGAGGTATGTCTTCAATATCCACATTCACTCTGATATATTTCATTCTTATATCCTTATCTTGTGCTGAATAATTTTTACAAACAAGATCTAGAAAGCTCCAGTGAGATACCTCCTTCTATCACCTTCCTCTTGTAACATTACAGAGCTCAAATGCACTTTTCCTGCATAGTTTTGTCTTCTAGGATGCAGGTTGCATTGTTTATCTTTATAGTATTTGGTTTAcggttttttttttcagtgaaacccaaattaacaaaaaactaacattttCATGTTGTATACACGTTTAGTATTGACAAAACAGcagctgtaaatgaaaaaaaaatgaggtggaAATAGAATTACACTTATCTAAAGCTAAGCATTCATACAATTTGAAATTTTGGTTGCCAATATCTGcataaattgtgtttttattatgtGCTATATCTAGTGAcatcaaagaaaatgagaaagctaGGTCAAAGTGTAGTATTTGTGTGATTCTTAAATAACTATTAAAAGGCAATGgataatatatttctttataatcAGGTACAGATTCAGTAGTATTATTCCAGAACTCCATCCTGTTTTCAGCAGATTACATGATCTTCAACCAGATATCAATATTGATTGAATTCTTCCTGGTTCTTTAGGAGTGAACTATGGCCTACCACTCCCCTAATTGAAACCCAGGTTATCACAATGAGTTCTTGTCAGGAAAGCAGTTCCTCATTTCTATGACTGTAAAATGCACAATAAAGAATTagctgggctttttttcttttcttcactttttctttctttctttctttctttctttttttttttgagtggaaGAAGCTTCAGCATTAGCTTTATTGAAACCTTTGTCTGCATACACTGTGTGAgaggtacagaaaaaaaaaaaaagtaacgtggttttaaatttttcagctattatagaaaatacaaaacaagatAATGCTTTCTGGGCAGAGTAAGAACCTAACTACATAACTGCAATGTTAGGCCCTCCACATCTTAAATTACTAGAGACACAAAAGtaatatcaataaaaataaccaGAAGTTTAGGAGATTGCTTTCTGTTagaaagctgctgttttgtAACGTAGGGTATTGAGTTACTTGAAATAGAAatgcaacatgaaaaaaaatatatattgatcttttaaataattagtACTAAAATtcatatggaaaacaaacaaaggaaaaaaagcacaaggcAGCAGGGTAAGTTTGCCTCCTATCTAGTAAAAtcaggaagacaaaataaaacagctacATGTTCATAGATTTCCAAACATTAACAAATTGCTTATGGCTGTATAATAAGTGCAGTAGGAGGTAGTATGAGACACTATTTCAATAGACTTTAGCGTTTTAGGAGGTAAAACACATGGTCAAAGGAACCGGTTCTTAATCCATATTCAGAGCTGAAAGAGGAGTCTGTGTTACTTCCTCCTCTTCAAAATCAATTTAAACAGTCAAAATAGCTTTAAATCGGCAGATTTTGGTTTGGACCACAAGAAAACCCTCTAAAGAATCACACATAGTCGTTGCTGTGACATTTATGTCGAAAggaaatttttaatttgcaatgaaaaacaaaagtttctctcttcagaggtctctccagcagcagcacacggGATTTCTGGCTTCTCCTTTATCTCAGGATGCGTGTCCGCGGCTGGAAACTCTCCCGAACGCAAGTACCTGgtcttctcttccctccccgGGGAGATGGGGCGATTTGGTGGCAGAAATTCCGAGGAAAATACACTTTTGTTAGTCCAAAGAAACACAAATCGAGCACACCGAAGGGCTCCCCGGCCGTGCAGCGGGGCGGGCTCTGCAACGCACCAATCACCGCGCGGCTCCTCTCTAAAAATACGAGCATCTGACCCGCACCAGCCCAATTGTGTTCGCCTGCTCCGCAGAGGACGCCGCCGCGATGTCCGAGACTgctcccgccgccgctcccgATGCGCCCGCGCCCGGCGCCAAGGCCGCCGGCAAGAAGCCGAAGAAGGCGGCGGGCGGCTCCAAGGCGCGCAAGCCCGCGGGCCCCAGCGTCACCGAGCTGATCACCAAGGCCGTGGCCGCCTCCAAGGAGCGCAAGGGGCTCTCCCTCGCCGCGCTCAAGAAGGCGCTGGCCGCCGGCGGCTACGACGTGGAGAAGAACAACAGCCGCATCAAGCTGGGGCTCAAGAGCCTCGTCGGCAAGGGCACGCTGGTGCAGACCAAGGGCACCGGCGCCTCCGGCTCCTTCCGCCTCAGCAAGAAGCCCGGCGAAGTGAAGGAGAAGGCGCCCAAGAAGCGGGCGGCCGCGGCCAAACCCAAGAAGCCGGCGGCCAAGAAGCCCGCCAGCGCCGCCAAGAAGCCCAAGAAGGCGGCGGTGAAGAAGAGCCCCAAGAAAGCCAAGAAGCCGGCGGCCGCCGCTACCAAGAAAGCAACCAAGAGCCCCAAGAAGGCCGCCAAGGCTGGCCGCCCCAAGAAGGCAGCGAAGAGCCCGGCCAAGCCCAAGGCAGTGAAGCCCAAGGCTGCCAAGCCCAAAGCTGCCAAGCCAAAAGCAGCCAAGGCGAAGAAGGCGGCGCCCAAGAAGAAGTAAATTATCCCAGAAGAGTCCTGCTGTACATATTTTGTTATCCAACGGCTCTTTTAAGAGCCACCCACACTTTCCCTAAAGGAGCTGAGGCACCGAGGTCGTCAGTCACCTGCAACAAGGATTCAGAAATTCGTAAGTCGTCAGAGGTCAATTGTCTCTTTCCCCTGCGATTTCTGAAGCGAACCCTAACGAGCAAGGTATAGCGCGGCGGCTTTTAGGGAAGTGTAGACTTGTGCATCTTTTGCCGAGTAATTGGTTTGACTGCCATGACGAAATGTTTTATAATGATTTGATAAAAATCGGTTGTAActttttttaagtatatattttgTAACAAAAGTAATGGATTTGCCAGGCACGCTACTACTGAGCCATGTCTAATGTGTTGTATTTCTGAAGGTGCCTCCTTAAATGCTTCTGTGTACTacggggggaggaggggaggcttTTCTTACCGCCCCGAAAACAGCCGTGAGCTCTCCAATTCCTTTTGTCccttttgagaaagaaaaggagctttAGGTATTGGAAAAGCCCGCCCTGACCAAGGATTGGCCAGCGCCGAGCCCAGCCCgctgcccccttccccctccccgcGCGCTTCTCCGGAGAAGATCGCGGCTGGTGCGGCGGCTGCTGCCGCTCGTAAGGAAGGAAAAGGCggaagggggacggggacgggacgGAGGCGGGACCTCACACCGAAGTGGGTTGTTGTCGCTTTCTCTGGTTTAAGAACTAAAAGTATTGTGTCTCGTCCCAGAAAGAACTTATTTTGGGAGAACATTATAGCACGACGTTGTTAACGAAAACATGGAAAGCGTTGCTACTATGGCCCATACAAAGATACCGATaataaacatatgaaaaaaaaacagaacgGGTTGAGTAGTTCATGCAACTGCGTAACTGTATTACGGATTACTGAGCTCTTTTATGATTTTGTGGGTGGCTCTGAAAAGAGCCTTTGGATTATTGTCTCCAGATGTGACAACGTGCAGCCTTTCCGTTGCATTCACTTGGCCTTGGCCTTGTGGCTGTCGGTCTTCttgggcagcagcacggcctGGATGTTGGGCAGCACCCCGCCCTGCGCGATGGTGACCTTGCCCAGCAGCTTGTTGAGCTCCTCGTCGTTGCGGATGGCCAGCTGCAGGTGGCGGGGGATGATGCGCGTCTTCTTGTTGTCGCGGGCCGCGTTGCCCGCCAGCTCCAGGATCTCGGCCGTCAGGTACTCCAGCACGGCCGCCAGGTACACCGGGGCGCCGGCGCCCACCCGCTCCGCGTAGTTGCCCTTGCGCAGCAGCCGGTGCACGCGGCCCACGGGGAACTGCAGCCCGGCCCGCGACGAGCGCGACTTGGCCTTGGCCCGCGCCTTCCCGCCCTGCTTCCCGCGCCCAGACATCGCGGCGAGCCGCTCCGCACAGCAGCCAGCGGCTGAACGCAGCGCAGAATCGGCGGCACTCGGCTACACCCCCGCTATGGGCCGGAGCCCCCGCGCTGATAGGCTGACACCTAGGGCTTTGCCGAGCAGCCAATCAGAGGCCGAATCCAATTCAGACCAATAAAGAACGGCTGTGGAGGAAGGATGATGCGTGGTCGCGTTCTGACGAATGACAGAAGGCAAAAGGAATGCTGCTCATTTGCATAGGGGCGGTATAAATAAATGGCCCGCGGGCGCTTCCCCCTACGTTCGTTCTCCTGTAGTCAGCTGAGTGCAAGCCGCTCTCTGAGACAGTCCTGTCGCCAGCAATGCCCGAGCCGGCCAAGTCTGCGCCCGCGCCCAAGAAGGGCTCCAAGAAAGCCGTCACCAAGACGCAGAAGAAGGGCGACAAGAAGCGCAAGAAGAGCCGCAAGGAGAGCTACTCGATCTACGTGTACAAGGTGCTGAAGCAGGTGCACCCCGACACGGGCATCTCGTCCAAGGCCATGGGCATCATGAACTCCTTCGTCAACGACATCTTCGAGCGCATCGCCGGCGAGGCGTCGCGCCTGGCGCACTACAACAAGCGCTCGACCATCACCTCGCGGGAGATCCAGACGGCCgtgcggctgctgctgcccggcgAGCTGGCCAAGCACGCCGTCTCCGAGGGCACCAAGGCGGTCACCAAGTACACCAGCTCCAAGTAGAGCGCCGCGGATCCTGTTTTTAACCCAAAGGCTCTTTTCAGAGCCACCCACCTTTTCAATAAAAGGGCTGCATAGTTACATaaggggggatggggggggcgATTCTAGATGTGACTTGGTGTGATCTTCCTTTACCGTCCTGAAGTTACAGTTAAAACTAATtacggtaaaaaaaaaaaataataataaaataaataaaaatagctagTTCTGAGTACCAGGAaatgaaaaggtgttttttttttttttttttttttttttttttatgtatgtggaagtaatgtatttattgtaaatttttcttattattattattttttccccctaggtGAAACTCTTATGGGTTTACTTTTTtaactgttgttttgttgtttttaaatttacatatttattgtACAATGCATCCTGATCAATGTCCGGTTTCAGTTTCCCTACGATTTTCAGGTATCTGCTGCAAATGTAAGGAAAACTTTGCGTAGATGATTAACTCTCGAAAGCGAATTTAATTACATTGTTAATGGAAGCTCTGCGTACAGTGTTGTAGCTGCTGTAACGACGTCTACCGCTTGAGGGTGCCTCAGTTCGTATATATTTCAGAGTTGAACTGAAGCAGGTGTCCAGAGTGCACTGTAA
It includes:
- the LOC118156942 gene encoding histone H1.01, whose product is MSETAPAAAPDAPAPGAKAAGKKPKKAAGGSKARKPAGPSVTELITKAVAASKERKGLSLAALKKALAAGGYDVEKNNSRIKLGLKSLVGKGTLVQTKGTGASGSFRLSKKPGEVKEKAPKKRAAAAKPKKPAAKKPASAAKKPKKAAVKKSPKKAKKPAAAATKKATKSPKKAAKAGRPKKAAKSPAKPKAVKPKAAKPKAAKPKAAKAKKAAPKKK
- the LOC118156945 gene encoding histone H2B 1/2/3/4/6, giving the protein MPEPAKSAPAPKKGSKKAVTKTQKKGDKKRKKSRKESYSIYVYKVLKQVHPDTGISSKAMGIMNSFVNDIFERIAGEASRLAHYNKRSTITSREIQTAVRLLLPGELAKHAVSEGTKAVTKYTSSK
- the LOC118156943 gene encoding histone H2A-IV, producing MSGRGKQGGKARAKAKSRSSRAGLQFPVGRVHRLLRKGNYAERVGAGAPVYLAAVLEYLTAEILELAGNAARDNKKTRIIPRHLQLAIRNDEELNKLLGKVTIAQGGVLPNIQAVLLPKKTDSHKAKAK